From a single Apium graveolens cultivar Ventura chromosome 2, ASM990537v1, whole genome shotgun sequence genomic region:
- the LOC141696197 gene encoding uncharacterized protein LOC141696197 codes for MEWVQLKLGYQGMFVVDSVGRSGGIALLWKEQDQVELLGFSQNHIDVKVIMEQGEQWRLTGLYGEPNRVLRHRTWDLLRNLSRDSNLPWCVIGDINNVVEVGDKVGGSQYPTWLIDGFNEALQDSGLIDMELIGHQFTWERGRDTEDWMEVRLDRALTNLAWLGLFPLAKLYNLESTSSDHSPILLVPQVVAKINAPFRFKFENAWMMEPMCEIIVNDGWLRDIEASVLQKIKTCSGSLTTWGREITGNFGGRIKQCKADMKLYRGGRDENSTEKYRMARTELTKILHQREIFWRQRAKQLWLQDGDQNSHFFHNYASARRRNNQITRLKNEEGNWVE; via the coding sequence ATGGAGTGGGTTCAGCTGAAGTTGGGATACCAAGGCATGTTTGTGGTTGATTCGGTGGGGCGTAGTGGTGGTATCGCGTTATTATGGAAAGAGCAAGATCAGGTGGAATTGCTGGGGTTCTCTCAAAATCATATTGACGTGAAAGTTATTATGGAGCAGGGTGAGCAATGGCGTCTTACAGGTCTCTACGGAGAACCAAACAGGGTCTTACGTCATAGAACTTGGGATTTGCTTCGTAACCTTTCTCGGGATTCAAATCTCCCATGGTGCGTGATTGGAGATATTAATAATGTCGTTGAGGTTGGGGATAAGGTGGGAGGATCGCAATACCCAACTTGGCTCATTGATGGTTTTAACGAGGCATTGCAAGACTCTGGACTTATAGATATGGAGCTTATAGGACATCAGTTCACGTGGGAAAGGGGAAGGGACACAGAGGACTGGATGGAGGTGCGTTTGGACAGAGCTCTTACTAATTTGGCATGGCTGGGTTTGTTCCCGTTGGCAAAGCTTTATAATTTAGAAAGTACTTCTAGTGATCACAGCCCAATACTGCTAGTCCCGCAAGTTGTTGCAAAAATCAACGCTCCGTTTCGGTTTAAGTTTGAAAATGCTTGGATGATGGAACCTATGTGTGAAATTATTGTTAATGATGGCTGGCTTAGAGATATAGAAGCATCGGTGCTCCAAAAAATCAAAACTTGTAGTGGTAGTTTAACTACTTGGGGAAGGGAGATAACAGGTAATTTTGGAGGACGTATAAAGCAATGTAAAGCTGATATGAAGCTGTATAGAGGGGGGAGAGATGAAAACTCGACGGAAAAATACAGAATGGCGAGAACTGAATTGACAAAAATCTTGCACCAAAGAGAGATTTTCTGGCGTCAAAGGGCAAAGCAATTGTGGCTTCAAGATGGTGATCAAAACAGTCATTTTTTTCACAATTATGCATCCGCTAGAAGAAGAAACAATCAAATTACTAGACTCAAAAACGAGGAGGGTAATTGGGTTGAGTAG